The DNA sequence ATGGTAAATCTGCAGATATCAAGATCCCACTGTACACCTGCATCCTGAATATACCAAGTTGGCTTTTGGGTTGGTTGTTTTTAAGTCACTGAAATAACTTAATGTACAGAAACACACAACTCTTGCTTGTTAAGTGGTGAATACCTCTTCCTCCAGCACTGATTCTACTCAATCCAATCAAATACTACCCACACCCAAGTATTTTGTTCTTTCCCTCCTAGAAACCTATCAAGGACCAGCACTCCTCCATGGACTACCATTTTGAGTAGTAGTGTTCTAAATGATGGATGGGAAACATGCACGCCTCCAGgtattgctgaactgcagctcctaaTCCTtcctcattggctatgctggctaaaacATTTAAGAACTGCATTCAACAATATCTGTAGGGTCACTTGCTCTAAATCTGGGGTAGGCAATTGTATGGGGGCTGggagccaaccccccccccccccccccacacacacagcaagcccaaatacctcAATTTTCCTTTGTAGTGCCTCTCAAATGGCAACAGAAAAGGATGTAGCCATTTTGATAGGGCTGTAGAGGAAAATGCAGGCATGGGGTGGCTTTCTTACATAGTTTGGGACAAAACCTGTCCAGGAACTGCACTGAGGTTTCTTTCCAAGAAATGATGAAGAGTGCTTCTGGGGCCACAAAGGTAGGATCCAAGGGATGTGTGTGGCCCACAGGTGGCAATTTTCCAACATCTGCTCTAAATGCAACTTGCCTGAAGATCGAAAATGTAAAAGCCATCTGAAGAGCTTGGGTCCATACAATTATGATTTTTCTGGAAATAAGCATTGGAAATGTAAACATAAATGTGAATGTAAAACTAAAACCAACCTTTACCATTCTGCAACCACTCTAAGTTATCTTAGATATGTTGGGGTGTACCTGGACAAGATAACTGtaaggcaaaagaaaaaactCTCATAGGCACAAAAATAAGCTGCTATAGCTTACATGAttgcactgaaaacagcatttgctcTCTGTTATTGAGTACACTTCTCACATTTTGGTAGAAACAGGATAAGaagggtggattttttttttaaactgtgttacTGTCCACCTCAACCTGTAGGCAGTCTTAACaaaacttaatttaaaacagttctttATATTCATAATGAGAaggtcctttttcttttcttttcctttttttaatagcTATGATTATGGAATGCAAGATCACAGTGATCACagctttaaattttaaagttgcaacaagaaaaaaatgctgacactttttaaaaaaaatatttcatattccagtaattttaaaaatatttagcacTATTTACAAGAAAACTTACAGTATATTACAACAGCTACTAGTTGTGCAATATTGATTTAAAATTCTTTTACAAGATTTCACTGTCCATATCTATCTAGTATGCGGTCAAAAATTAGTACAAATTTCCTTTAGCCTAATCTGATACAAACTGTAAAACTGACCAATTCTAGAATTTCACCCATGAACTAAGAGGAAAATGTTTGCTCTTTGGCTGCAGCTGATTGTAGCTAGTGTATATGGCTATGTCCCCTGTACTCCTGGCTACATTACACATCTTGACAGTTACCTCTGAAAGAGTCCACTTTGAAAATTAATATAAAACAGACACCACCTGCAATTTCGTACTGAATAGAATACATATACTTGGATGGGGATAAGGAAATGCAAAATTTCTCATCCATCAAGCATGTAGAATATCCCAAACTAGAGACAGTGAGGACAGATTAAACCACAGGGGCTGTTTTACATCTTTGGTGCATTCTTTAGTCTTCAAGCAGTAACTCCAGTTCTTCTACTGGTACCCGTACTCTTAACTCTTTTTCAGCCATCAAATCAAGTATCTCTTGGAGCTCATCTGGAAAATACTCGATTGCATCCATATACAGCACCTATGAATACAATATTAAGATGAAAACAATATTCGGTAATAAGTCAGAACAAGTGTAATTTAATAAAAGAGTACATGCACAGTTCTTATGAAGAAATGAAGTGGGGTATACCTATCCAAGTTATGTATACCTTAATCAGGATTAGGCAGCTAAAGAGATTGTACGGCCACTATGTTGTTTCCCTGTAGGACTTTGTAGGGCTGCGCCCTAGCAGCATACCAAtgttttttatttccttaaaaCAACTCAAAATGTTCCCTTACACCCTCTAGGGAATATGCAGTAGAGAGAAGCAGGCTGCTTTAGGACCTTTGACAACCAAGAGATGCCCTAGAAGGCAAGTTCCAGTTTACTATCTGGTTTTAGAGGCCTCTTCTGAGCCTAATCTACCAGGGAGGGGGATCTGCAACTTTAAGCCCTCCAAATGATTTGGGGCCTCAAAAACAACACATGTCGTTTCCTCACTTCTGAAATGCATGGAGGCACATGTGAAAGAGCTCTCTGAGACAGATGGACAGAGGTGCCTTACACAGTAGTATGAATTTTCTATCACAGTCCCAAACAGTACACATGTCCCTATCCTTCAATCTTTTAGTACTCGTAACTGAACAAAAAAATCCAGTGCAGTACACATTCCAGATTTTCATTTGAAATCAAAACAATGTAATGTATGAATTAGCACTTAAAACACATGAATGACAAAACTGGCAGGTATGAACAAGCAAGAAAATTTATCTGCAGGGAATAATTCTGTTATTTGCTGTGAAGTCAGTTTTGATTCATAGCAATCCTATGAGAGGCCTTCATGAGGCCTGGTTATCAATAGTcatgctcagatcttgcaaattcagggccatagCTTCCCTTAATGAAGCAACCCTTCTGTAgtatggttttcctcttttcttattctcTTTCATTTTATCATTCATTATCATAAGCCATGCCATTTCATGATATGTCCCAAAATACAATTTCTAGTGAGACTGGAGAAAGAAACACCCTTCAGTGTATTTTCTTTCTATAATTAAGACTGAGCAACTGGACACTTAAATATTTTTCTGGTCTACAATTCTCATCAGACCTAGCCAGTACAGGTGTttatggcagttgcagtccaaaagcatctggaaggccacaactgCTCACTATGTATTAAATAGAATCGTAGCACTGGAAGCAACCTCAAAGACCATGTATTTCAACCTTTTGCCATTCTAACAATTAAATTTTGGCACACTCTTTTCTTGGcggtttaattaaaaaaaaaaagagatacatAACAGAATCTGTTGAGACATACTTTTGTCCAAGGGCAGTTTTGAAGTGCTCGATAAAATAGTcctttacttttttctttatcaCCCAAAGAAACCTGAAACAGAAAGACACAAATGGCATTTTATTGTTCCACGTTTTGCCAAGTGGCCAAGTTCTATGTACAACATGTTTCTATTAGAACTGAGAAAAGACACTACTGGAAATTAAGACTGAAAATTTCTCTAATGAttatgatgatcatgatcatgataatttatttttatcccacctctcccacgggatcgaggtggcttacaatacatTGTAACAACAGTATTGAAAAGGACTGTGTAGTCCTATTGCATAATCTGAGTGCATTGGTCCTTCATATCTTACTTCAGCTTACAGATCTTTGTTTTGTGATTCACTATTCCTGTTATTTTACTCATTTTAAACCTTTATATAATtctgtaggctcaagtctacaaaacctaGTATGTTCATAAGCCTACCacggacatagaatcatagagttggaagagaccacaagggccattcagtccaaccctctgccattcaggaactcactaTCAAAGGAAATGGGcatgcagcctcagtttaaaaacttccaaggaaggagactgaatGCAGTAACTTGGATACTATCTTGCCTTTTGTGAACAGAAGAGCACTGTTTCCATGCAACAGgacttcctcctctcccctttcccttctccacAGTGGCATGCAGTGGCCTGAAAACCTAATCCTGATGATGGAACTTCTGTGAATCACTCAGCAATCACTGTTacacactattattccacttaaatTGCTatagctgcattctatggaattctgggatttgcagcttatttgtttatttatattttctcgcctttcccagatggatcgaggtgggattacagtccgttaaaacacatacatcaataataaaatacatataaaatacatcaataaaaataatacaattaatcttaaaattaactcagaattcttagccagagagctcttaggccgcattaaactagaaaccccagaattccacaggaggatgtcatagcagttaaagtggaataatagcactgtaacagTGCAATGTGATATAGTCCCAAGCCTCCCCCCTTTCTGAAGCACAGAGAAAGTGAACAGGTGGACCAAAGTGCTCCAAGAGCTGCCTGAGTACCGAGTCTCAGACAGGAAGTTACgttttgctttccttcctcttcccagcATTTAGCTACCACTTCAAGAGCCAGCTGTGTTCTGATCCCAGGGCCTAAGCAGCTTCCAGAGGACTGATTTAATGCATTCAATGCCCCACACCCAGGTGGTGGAGATGATGATGGGGAGCAAAGCACTGGCTGGGACTCCCACTTAGCCAGGACAAATCTGTTATTTTGGGTACGAAAGTCAGTTACCTTTCTTTAAACTAATATCATCGCATTCAGAATTTACCCACAGGGTTGGGAAAAGGATGGGGAGGGTCCACTATGGCTCCCCAGCTCTCTCTTACCATAAAGACTATATAGAGCCTCCAAAGTAGTGGACAATGGGCCCCATTTTCTGTCTCAACTGCATGTTCAAACAACGCTTTGATTCGATTGGTTAGCCCTGTTTCAGGGATAGTTGCATAAATATCTCCATTGGCTCCcctgaaaggaaaaataatataattacaaGAAAGTCAACAGCATTGTTTTTACTTTAGAGCAGGGATGCATATTATATTTCCTTCCAACAACTGCAGCACGGGAGACTACATGTATCAGGAACAAGAAGGGCAGCATAAGGAATTtctgtcatatttttatttttagaagtcCATGTGAAAAAGGTTATAGTGGTCATCCTTCACCTCCAGAGCATGGTAACattactcttatttttttaagcaTGTTTGTCTTTTCAACAGCCCTTTAAGGTATATAAAGCTGAGAAACAATGTCTGGCCAAAGTCATCCAATTATTTTCATAGACTTTCTCTAGTTTTGTAGGGTGCTCAGCAGCATCCCTATTAGGAAAAGCTACTTGGCCAGTGACTCAAGCTCTAATTGCCTCTTGGTTAGACTATACACCACATTGCCCTTAAAAACTGCTTGACAGTTACAACTAGTGCTGTGCAACTGCTCGACTATTGTCTGATGTTAACTTTAGAAACCTTATTTCAATGGTCTTGAATCAACTGCACTGGCTGCAATTTGTtaccaagcacaattcaaagtatagGTTCTTACATATACTGTAAAGACCTAACTGGACTAAGGCCAATACGAaagggagagccagcattgtctagtggtttgagcattagaatataattctgaagaacagggtctgaatccccacttggccatggaaactccctggatgaccttgggaaagtgacactctctcaatctcagaggaaggcaacagttCTCAACCCCCTCTGTAAAACAAAGATGTATGTAGATATCTTCCACCCTTGAGCAGCCTAATATCCAGGTTGGATGACCGATTTGAATGTCAGGATCACTATGGGCCTCCACCAGAGCTCCCGGGGAACAAGtgacaaagggagcagcaaccaagattggttgttttgagcgtgcagtagaacagtagacctaatatcaaaaaatatgcaTGGAGCAGGGTGCTATGATTGtcatccaagaggaaaggggataGTAGCACaaaaaggtttgggaaccactgttctagaatgAGGAATACTCGGTACAAAAGCTGGGAAGCTACCAAAGAATAATGTGATGGGGAAAAGGTGTGGCCAATTGGGAAAGCACAGAGGGGCCAAGTTTGGAACCCAAGAGAACTGGATTCATCCTTACAGCCTGAGATTCCCAGTATCACATTTAGAACAAGGGCAGGCAACCAGCCACCCTCCAGACATTTGAGACTACAGCTTCACTAACATAACTGTTGGTACTTCTGGGGAGCAGGCATTATAAGAATTCCAGAATATCTGGAGGCTGCCTGGCTTCCTATCCTCTCCATGGAGTATTTATTTGGGACCAAACAATAACTGTAAACAATTATTATATTCCCGCCACCCCAGGTTGCTTGAGTGTTGGATGTTGATATGGGAAATCcatgttcaaatctccacttgggtACTATGCTCTCTGTGTAGCCTTGAGCAATGTCATATCTCAGCTATGAGCTCTTTCAAGAAAGATACAAATTTTAACCAAAAAGgtagttttttaaaagagaaataggCTAGTGTCAATATAATATTTCaaagcagggatggacaactgcGGGGGAGACAGGATGTACATTCCCCCCATACCTCCCCTGCAAGTCCAAATATCTACATTTTCCtatgcagtccctctcaaaatggtgacaggaagtaaTGTCGCATGGCCATATTTGGGAGTAGTACAGGTTTGGGGGTGTGTCTTTGACTGTGGGAGTATTTTTTATATTCCTTAATGCATTTCAGAGTTTTCTCTATAGTTTGGGgcaaaaattgcctgaaaatggtttttaaaaatatgaggtGGTTGTGGAGGGCTTAGTGATGAAAAACAGGGGCCACAATGTGCCCATCCCTGGTTTTCTGTCACCAGAAAGCATAACCTGACAGAGTGATACTACCTCTGGACACTGTCAATAAGCTTCTTTCTCATCTGCTCCGCTTGGACTGCAAACAGCCAGGGCTCCAGTGACTTCGTCGTCCTTGTAATACTGTCAAAAAATCTCCGTGCTTTGCTGGCGTTGTGAGATTTACTCTGGATCTGGATGTATGCCCTCCAGAGAGACTGGTTGCTAGGATACATTTTCAAAGCCTCCAACAGAGCTTCACGAAGGGGATTCAAAGGATAGACGCTGTTTTTCATGTGGTACCTGAGCAAACTCGCATGCATCCTTGTGACAGCTTCAAGCGCCAGACTAAAATTCTGACTGCCGAGTCCTTCATCAAACTTCTTGCCTTTTAGCTTTTCATAAACCTCTCTGTATACTGACACAGCAGAATCAATCCCAAGAGTTAAATACTGGAAAAGGGAGTAACAACCAACCACACCAACCAAGTGGCTGGAACTGCTAGTCTGTTCTTGATCAAAGATGAAGCCTTCACTTAAGTAATCTTGGAGTAAGTGTTGGTATGTCTTCCGAGCTTTCAAAATGTTAACAGATAATACCTGCCCACTGTAAGGCACATAAGGGCTCTTTTCTGCCAGGTTCATCAAAATGTGAACCGCACGGCATTCAAGCGTTCCTTCGAGAACACCTAGCAACTCTGTTTCTAGTTCGGCATAAAGAAGGCCAAGCTTACACACCTGGAGATTTCTGAGTCCAGTTGCCCCTGCCATGCTCAGAGACATATCAAAAACCTTTCTAGCCTCTTCTACATTGCCAAGTAGCCACTCCAAGTGGGCATACATTTGCCAAAGAGAAACGTTGTTTCTGTTGTCAGGTGCTTTAAGGAGATTCTTAGCTAATTTTTTACTTTTCTTGCTTTGCAATTttagtttctttttgtttctgatTTTCAAACATTGAATGACCTGCAaagtgatataaaaataaattaatgttaATATAACAAAAGTAGTTTAGTCAAAACCCAACCAGGTTCATTATTTTGCTGGTTTCTATGCACTTCAATATAGCTGACCTAGTGACCAAGCAATGCTCTGCCCCATGAAAACTATTCTCCCTACCCaaggggggggtgtgtgtgtgtcagaaaaagaaaacatattgagGGAGAGGGCTCTTTTCCCACAACCACTACAATCATATTTATCTTGGGGGGTCCCCCTTGATTCTGCAGCATAAATTAGTGTTCCATcttaagagagggagggaggcagtgacAGGAGGAAAGGCATCTTTTGCCATAGGGGCTTCACAGTTGGATGATGTCCCGTGTATTTTAACTGACAATGAAGAACTTATGCAAGCCAATCTGGAACTCCTAGGACTAAAGATCAAATAACgtatctcctttttaaaagatTCTCCTTTTTAAAGCCTGTGAAAGATCCCCTTGCATCTGTGAAAGATCACCTGCCATCTTGGGAGACATAAATGGCAAGCCATTCCATCAGCAACCTGCCCAGAATTTCGAActattttccccactttttttctCCAATTCTGTTTCCTCTTGTGCTGTGTCCCTTTAGGCTGGAGTGTGGCTCACAGATAGCATGAAGTCCCAGGGAAATTATTGTGACCCCTAGTGTTTTCCCAAAAGTTTTGGGCCCCAAACTGCCTCCCAACACACCTATTGGAACTGTTTTGGCCAGGAGAggttccccctccccaccaaGAGGAATTGACCTGGAATCTGACTTCTGGATAACTTCCTgttgcaccaaaaaaaaaaaaaaaaaaaaaaaaaggtttttcttggaCATATCATGGAAAATTCTAGGCTCTTAAGCCCCAACAATTGCTCATCCGCACTTTACATGGCAACCCTGAGGGCAGTGACTATCTTGCCTTTACTGATATGCTAGACTGTTTGAGAGCCATTCTAGCTGAAGAACAAGAGTATAAATGAAACAgacagaagattttttttctttcctcaagCTCCCTTCTCCTTTCTGCAGACAAATTGCTTCACAGCTTTCTACACAGAAGAAAAGAAGTAACCTACACTGAGAAGAACTGGGATGATGGGATACAGAAAAATAATTCATtggattccttttcttttcaatcaGAATTTGACTGGCCAAACAAACTCAAAAAGGCATATATGAATGTGCAAGCAAAGGCATGGCTTAATGATATTTTGAGATACTATGGGAGTAATTTTTTCTAGGGGACTCTGAGCTAACCAGGATACCTACCCTATATGTCTGGATGCGAAGCTGGAAACAGATACAGTAAGATGTCCTATTTGTATACAGTACACAGTTGCTAtttgtaaaattataaattactgaagattttttatttacaaaaaagtTATTACCTTAGAGATTTCATACTGAAGCCAAAAAACCGACAAGTCAGATTTTTCCTTCCCTGAAAACAgaggcaacatcctatgaaagaAATTCTGTATaaactcctctccttccttcagaTGGCCCACATGGCTTCCTCCTTGGACTAGTGGGTCCATGTGACCAATACAACTGATTCCAAAAAGTGGTAAATCAAATGAAGTCAAAGGTCCTTGGCTATGCTGTCCATCATCAAATATGCTTTTTTCATCCAATGCTAggtagaggaaagaagaaaggaggctaCAGCTACAAGGGACTCCTAAGAATTGCAAAAATGAGCAAATTAGTTGAAACTGGAGATCTGGGCTGGAAACTTTTATCAATGATGGACCAAGGTCATCAAACAGgacctgcaaagaaaacaaacataatataTCACTACATATCAGGAAAGGGATTTTAGAAAACAATGATGCAACCCTACAGTCAGAGCTTCttgtttaagaagaatgaatataatgactGAGCAACAGAATGATCCTCCCTGAGTATATATGggaacacatgcacacagagggaCCCTTCCCATGGAAGACATATGATTTACTAGATGAAGGTTTTCCCCAGTTTTCCCCAACATCCATCATGATGGAAGTGTAGGAAAGTGTTCTTCTGATGCCCGCACACATTTTAATTGCGTCACAATTAAAGTAACCTTGGATGCAAGTCTTGGTCTTAACACACAACACTGACCTGTCTCTCTGGATCTTCACAATCATCTACTGTTTGTTTCTTGGTTTTGTCAGGTCGCCAGGGCAACCAGTGCTTTGCTTCACGAGAGCGTTCAACATGAAGCCAATTTTGCCACTTGGGTAGagatttattctttatttcttcttcttcctctacatcttcctcatcctcatctGCCCAAAAGccaaagaacatcaacaatttttCAAAATCTGGCCTACTGCAAAAATGTAACTTGTTATATGCAAGATACTAGAGTGCTACAACCCATACAAAAACTTAAGCTTATTCACATATGGGCTTAAAGTGGGGAGGGGACATAGACACAAGGCAATTCAGGAAGGTTGAAGGTTAAAGACTAAAGGAAAGGATATGCTGGGCTTGTGTGCATAGTAATGGACCCTCCTCATTCTAGGTCACAAAACTTAATTTGgcataataaatatgaatatgaCTCTTTAAgtcacaaatttatttatttttttagaccGGAAGTGGACAACCTGTGGACCCATCAGATACCATGGACTACAGTATCTAGCTGACTCCCGCTAGTCCCACCTAGCACAGCAAATTGCTAGAGATTAGGAGAACTGTAATCTCTGATTATCACAGAGAGAAAAGCTTCTGGATCACAGTTGTTGTTTTAGAAATGGTATACAAAATGAAAGGGACAGAGAAGGGACAGAGACTCAATGACCTACATAAAATGTTTTCAACTTCATATGTTACAAAGACAAATGTCACAAAGTGGCACGAATACTGCAGAATAAAGGCATCATGTTCATTACCTATAGCTTGGTATGCACAGTTATCATAACCAAGCCATGAGTGTCATATAACCATATGAAGATTATCTTCAATTCTTCAGTTCATAATTCATTTTCAGAATGACTCTTAGAGTAGATGACAATGGTTACCCTTACATAAGGAAAAATTGCTTATCTTTTTAAAGGCATTGCCTTTATTCAGTTATTACTCTACTGAAATGTATGCTTCTTCTATAAAGCAAGAGCACTGCCAATATTCTTTGTCTTGTGGACAGTGCTAAATATTACTGGTCAGGTAGTAGGTATGTTGAATACCCTGTACCATTTCCAGAGAATGAGGAGAGCACTGGCTTCCCCTTGAACCCCAAGCCAACATGGAGAATGCAAATTATTCACACACATATTCTCTTGACCCCAAATCTGATACTGAAGAGATTTACCAGGTGGATTGAGAATGACCCAGCCACCCTTTTCTTGCTGATGCATCCAGGCCTTCCAACCTTTTGCTCCCTTTTCTCCAATACGAGGCTCACCACTGTCCCAAAATGGTTCAAAGAACTCCACCTAGAATTGAGGATAAAAAAGCAAAAGTCTGTCAGCATTATATACAAAGGTGTAACTGCAATGCTGTAGGAAAAAAGACGGTGAGACATATTTCAAACAGGTTTGCTAAGTTTCAGTGATTCAATAGACTTAACAGCTGAAAACACTCTGTCTAAAAAAGTATCccagattttaatttatttttcaaaattaaattcaCAGCAATACTTCAACCAGATTCTAGCTCAAAGGACCAATATCCACCACTAATGTATGTAAAAATATATCTAAAAGGACAAACTGATGTTTGCCTAACATTGTGGCAAACTGTGGTCTTCTAGAAGTTGCTCAGCATCTTTCGCCACTAGCTCTGCTGAGTGGGAGTTGCATCTCAACAACAGCCATAAATTGTCCACACTTCTTTTTTCAGATATAATGATAAAACACGGACAGACAAAAACATGAAGCACATGTTTCCAATTTCTTCCATGCTGGAGGAAAAGATGATCATAGTTCAGTGTCACACTGAACTATGGGGTGAGCATTTCCTATCACCCAGGCTAATGAATTCATGGCAATGGTGAAATATGAAGTGGGAATGTTTCAACTCTCCACTGCTCTTAACAAACACTTCAtatgaaaataacattttattctgAGACATAAACAACCATTTATTGGAACCATGTTAgctcaaaaaaaaaatacaagcaaGTTTAATTGAAGGCTAGAAACATCACTGGAAGGAGAAAAATACAACTGTGAAATTGCTTAGTCTACAGCATACTGAAAAGAGAAAACACAATCTTCAGTCTTTCAGCCTTTGCGGTAAAGGCACACTAAACATTATATTCAACCTAGCCTTCAGGAGGGTAAACCAATAATAAAATGGGTAGGGATGAATATAGTTAAAGACACACATCCCTGTGACATTTCCTTTTTCGGTCTCCCTTTCGTTGCTCTAACTTGGAGATGAAAATATACTTACTactgatatattttaaatttagccTTGTCGGAATTCAACCTATAAATAACAAAGCAGTCCTAATATGCACAAAAGATTATTGCTACATgctgaattaaattattatgctATTTATTGCTAAGCAAAGTCTCCACTCTCTATGTTTATGAGGTCAGAATAGGTCTCTGTAGTGGAGCCTTGAAATGATGGGGCATAGCCAACTGGGGGCTGCAGGGGTGTTATCCTTTGGACCTTCCAGACTGAAGAAACACTCCTTAAGTCACAGGCAACTAATGGCTGTGGCGGAGTAGAGAA is a window from the Sceloporus undulatus isolate JIND9_A2432 ecotype Alabama chromosome 1, SceUnd_v1.1, whole genome shotgun sequence genome containing:
- the NRDE2 gene encoding nuclear exosome regulator NRDE2 isoform X1; amino-acid sequence: MALFPAFAGAAKSGEKPEGESPQRELNWLTNPSFSTEDALRLHQHALDVTDPDTKKSSVQSSTASQIEPPGETEACESFEKSAKKRKKKKKREHKKVKKRKRSRDHSTSDSELDSEDVRNDRNNEKGGAELKLGDESSSVNCNSIWLDDVQGLRTELFRTDKKPDPANWQYKSLYRGNIARYKRRSNFCLGIDLKRQYIIWESSAGEKKPSHKRSERYFTKGGRKLLNMDGIPITGKNQDSPPGSTTWIPILHTDTDDTPTTSYVNPLGIYDPLTTLWLQGKGPPEHDSLKHQETQERSESGTSHLMTKMEEYNRKVRENPRDVKAWMDFVSFQDELMNAPSCFTMSEGEWQMKKKSLKLVLEKKLAILERAVENNPNSVDLKLAKLKLCMEFWEPSAVMKEWQKLVFLHPNDPVLWQKYLLFCQSQFSTFVVSKVHSLYGKCLSTLSAVQDGSMVSHPALPGTEEAMLAIFLQQCHFLRQAGHSEKAVSLFQALIDFTFFKPDSVKDLPTRGQVEFFEPFWDSGEPRIGEKGAKGWKAWMHQQEKGGWVILNPPDEDEEDVEEEEEIKNKSLPKWQNWLHVERSREAKHWLPWRPDKTKKQTVDDCEDPERQVLFDDLGPSLIKVSSPDLQFQLICSFLQFLGVPCSCSLLSSFLYLALDEKSIFDDGQHSQGPLTSFDLPLFGISCIGHMDPLVQGGSHVGHLKEGEEFIQNFFHRMLPLFSGKEKSDLSVFWLQYEISKVIQCLKIRNKKKLKLQSKKSKKLAKNLLKAPDNRNNVSLWQMYAHLEWLLGNVEEARKVFDMSLSMAGATGLRNLQVCKLGLLYAELETELLGVLEGTLECRAVHILMNLAEKSPYVPYSGQVLSVNILKARKTYQHLLQDYLSEGFIFDQEQTSSSSHLVGVVGCYSLFQYLTLGIDSAVSVYREVYEKLKGKKFDEGLGSQNFSLALEAVTRMHASLLRYHMKNSVYPLNPLREALLEALKMYPSNQSLWRAYIQIQSKSHNASKARRFFDSITRTTKSLEPWLFAVQAEQMRKKLIDSVQRGANGDIYATIPETGLTNRIKALFEHAVETENGAHCPLLWRLYIVFMVSLGDKEKSKGLFYRALQNCPWTKVLYMDAIEYFPDELQEILDLMAEKELRVRVPVEELELLLED
- the NRDE2 gene encoding nuclear exosome regulator NRDE2 isoform X2, whose translation is MALFPAFAGAAKSGEKPEGESPQRELNWLTNPSFSTEDALRLHQHALDVTDPDTKKSSVQSTASQIEPPGETEACESFEKSAKKRKKKKKREHKKVKKRKRSRDHSTSDSELDSEDVRNDRNNEKGGAELKLGDESSSVNCNSIWLDDVQGLRTELFRTDKKPDPANWQYKSLYRGNIARYKRRSNFCLGIDLKRQYIIWESSAGEKKPSHKRSERYFTKGGRKLLNMDGIPITGKNQDSPPGSTTWIPILHTDTDDTPTTSYVNPLGIYDPLTTLWLQGKGPPEHDSLKHQETQERSESGTSHLMTKMEEYNRKVRENPRDVKAWMDFVSFQDELMNAPSCFTMSEGEWQMKKKSLKLVLEKKLAILERAVENNPNSVDLKLAKLKLCMEFWEPSAVMKEWQKLVFLHPNDPVLWQKYLLFCQSQFSTFVVSKVHSLYGKCLSTLSAVQDGSMVSHPALPGTEEAMLAIFLQQCHFLRQAGHSEKAVSLFQALIDFTFFKPDSVKDLPTRGQVEFFEPFWDSGEPRIGEKGAKGWKAWMHQQEKGGWVILNPPDEDEEDVEEEEEIKNKSLPKWQNWLHVERSREAKHWLPWRPDKTKKQTVDDCEDPERQVLFDDLGPSLIKVSSPDLQFQLICSFLQFLGVPCSCSLLSSFLYLALDEKSIFDDGQHSQGPLTSFDLPLFGISCIGHMDPLVQGGSHVGHLKEGEEFIQNFFHRMLPLFSGKEKSDLSVFWLQYEISKVIQCLKIRNKKKLKLQSKKSKKLAKNLLKAPDNRNNVSLWQMYAHLEWLLGNVEEARKVFDMSLSMAGATGLRNLQVCKLGLLYAELETELLGVLEGTLECRAVHILMNLAEKSPYVPYSGQVLSVNILKARKTYQHLLQDYLSEGFIFDQEQTSSSSHLVGVVGCYSLFQYLTLGIDSAVSVYREVYEKLKGKKFDEGLGSQNFSLALEAVTRMHASLLRYHMKNSVYPLNPLREALLEALKMYPSNQSLWRAYIQIQSKSHNASKARRFFDSITRTTKSLEPWLFAVQAEQMRKKLIDSVQRGANGDIYATIPETGLTNRIKALFEHAVETENGAHCPLLWRLYIVFMVSLGDKEKSKGLFYRALQNCPWTKVLYMDAIEYFPDELQEILDLMAEKELRVRVPVEELELLLED